In one Nicotiana tomentosiformis chromosome 6, ASM39032v3, whole genome shotgun sequence genomic region, the following are encoded:
- the LOC104118945 gene encoding ATP synthase gamma chain, chloroplastic-like, producing the protein MASSIWISSKNPIFDSSSLSFTSQLLQFPISNTNLTNTNSPCQFRKVPSIHCGNIRELRERIETVKNTQKVTEAMKLVAAAKIRRAQEAVISSRPFAETLVDMLYNITKQVQFEDDVEIPLMNIRPVKKVALVVITGERGLCGGFNNGILKKAETRIQELKNLGIECSVISVGKKGNAYFRRRRDKFFVDRFVEGESFPTTKKAQVIADNVFSLFVSEEVDKVELLYTKFVSLIKSDPVIHTLLPISSKGEVLDVNGKSVDVDEDEFFRLTTKEGKLIVERDHLRVKRGNYLCNLEFEQDPAQILDALMPLYLNSQILRALQESFASELAARMNAMSNATDNAVELKRNLSIAYSRERQAKITGEILEIVAGADALT; encoded by the coding sequence ATGGCTTCTTCAATATGGATTTCCTCAAAAAATCCAATCTTTGACTCTTCTTCACTCTCTTTCACTTCTCAACTCCTCCAATTCCCCATTTCCAATACTAACCTAACAAACACAAATTCCCCTTGCCAATTCCGGAAAGTGCCCTCAATTCACTGCGGTAATATTCGTGAACTACGAGAAAGAATCGAGACTGTAAAAAACACTCAGAAAGTAACAGAAGCAATGAAACTAGTAGCAGCAGCCAAGATTCGCAGAGCCCAAGAAGCAGTCATTAGTAGCAGACCCTTTGCTGAAACACTCGTTGATATGTTGTACAACATAACCAAACAGGTTCAATTTGAAGATGATGTTGAAATTCCCTTAATGAATATTAGGCCTGTAAAGAAAGTTGCACTTGTTGTTATTACTGGTGAAAGAGGCCTTTGTGGGGGTTTTAACAATGGAATATTAAAAAAAGCAGAGACCCGTATTCAAGAATTGAAGAATCTTGGTATCGAATGTAGTGTGATTAGTGTTGGTAAAAAGGGTAATGCTTATTTTCGTCGAAGGAGGGATAAATTTTTTGTTGATAGGTTTGTTGAAGGagagagttttcctacaacaaaaAAGGCTCAGGTTATAGCTGATAATGTTTTTTCTTTGTTTGTTAGTGAAGAAGTTGATAAAGTAGAGCTTTTGTATACTAAATTTGTTTCATTGATTAAATCTGATCCAGTAATTCATACTTTGCTTCCAATTTCGTCGAAAGGAGAGGTTCTTGATGTGAATGGGAAAAGTGTTGATGTAGATGAAGATGAGTTCTTTAGGTTGACTACTAAGGAAGGGAAATTGATAGTTGAGAGAGATCATTTGAGGGTGAAAAGGGGGAATTATTTGTGTAATTTAGAGTTTGAGCAAGATCCTGCTCAGATTCTTGATGCTTTGATGCCGCTCTATTTGAATAGCCAGATTTTGAGAGCACTTCAAGAGTCATTTGCAAGTGAGCTTGCTGCTAGGATGAATGCAATGAGTAATGCCACGGATAATGCAGTTGAGTTGAAGAGGAATCTTTCGATTGCATATAGTCGGGAAAGGCAGGCGAAGATCACTGGCGAGATATTGGAGATTGTTGCTGGAGCAGATGCACTTACGTAG